A region from the Corallococcus soli genome encodes:
- a CDS encoding FUSC family protein, translating to MIRRQLLEHAKAVARFAPVKPAVKAGLRAALAIFVPMAVGAALKLPGELWLAIGGFNTSFVDKGGSYHARARAMGGTALAAAAAVVVGSLVGLYPSLSIPLTLVWVTAWSFAGVYGAAANTTGNIAATTFVIAVALPGEGPAQALVSGAALLAGAAWAMVLSLVLWPIRPYRPARKAVAACFDAVADYAEALSRVSQGAREDSWQLLIQEQHGRIRETLEVARTTLTATRQGRVERGRGERLLVLLETADAMFMGLVALAEELESLGPPVSAVGDPRAAVVVALLDCAHTARDLVRLTQQEGRSRRPQPDWDGRALRDALTDLDARGLLTRLERARLLDVARLLTELRERADVALDTACRLPGPPVAGSSAPQRELAEEAHPSLLEPLRAHLTLDSEVARHALRVGVTTTAAVWISSVFLPNHSYWVTITVLTVMQPYTGPTFLKALQRVLGTVVGGILAIAVSSWFQDPRLMMGLVFCTAALCVSLIPLNYGLFTVFATLTFVLLAELGSGDWTLAPVRIVNTLIGGVLALAGTFFLWQRSEEERFPSQMAEALRADREFFGVLSSAWQRGEAPPEHALAEARRKLGLATINAETSFQRLLNEPRWSTEALEPLMTLLAFTRRFAAVCTLLASRRSVPSTPRVREALERYATAMDAAMEDLADAVLHGRRPRALPAFDALLGWNVTTPDAPGLALGNEAPLLQSQLERLTRQLSALHGAATRRMEAPPSPAPASQPSTTG from the coding sequence GTGATTCGCCGTCAGCTCCTGGAGCATGCCAAGGCCGTGGCCCGCTTCGCCCCCGTGAAGCCCGCGGTGAAGGCGGGCCTGCGCGCCGCGCTCGCCATCTTCGTCCCCATGGCCGTGGGCGCCGCGCTGAAGCTGCCCGGCGAGCTGTGGCTGGCCATTGGCGGCTTCAACACGTCCTTCGTCGACAAGGGCGGCTCCTACCATGCGCGCGCCCGGGCCATGGGCGGCACGGCGCTGGCGGCGGCGGCGGCCGTGGTGGTGGGCAGCCTGGTGGGGCTGTACCCCTCGCTGTCCATCCCCCTCACCCTGGTGTGGGTGACGGCGTGGAGCTTCGCGGGCGTGTATGGCGCCGCGGCGAACACCACCGGCAACATCGCCGCCACCACCTTCGTCATCGCCGTGGCGCTCCCCGGTGAGGGGCCCGCGCAGGCGCTCGTGTCCGGGGCCGCGCTGCTCGCGGGCGCGGCGTGGGCGATGGTGCTGTCGCTGGTCCTCTGGCCCATCCGCCCCTACCGGCCCGCGCGCAAGGCGGTGGCGGCGTGCTTCGACGCGGTGGCGGACTACGCGGAGGCCCTGTCGCGCGTGTCGCAGGGCGCGCGCGAGGACTCCTGGCAGTTGCTCATCCAGGAGCAGCACGGGCGCATCCGCGAGACGCTGGAGGTGGCGCGCACCACGCTCACCGCCACGCGCCAGGGCCGCGTGGAGCGCGGACGCGGAGAGCGGCTGCTGGTGCTGCTGGAGACCGCGGACGCGATGTTCATGGGCCTCGTCGCGCTGGCGGAGGAGCTGGAGAGCCTGGGCCCGCCGGTGAGCGCGGTGGGCGACCCGCGCGCGGCGGTGGTCGTCGCGCTGCTGGACTGCGCGCACACCGCGCGCGACCTGGTGCGGCTCACGCAGCAGGAGGGCAGGAGCCGCCGGCCCCAGCCGGACTGGGATGGCAGGGCGCTGCGCGACGCGCTCACCGACCTGGACGCGCGGGGGCTCCTGACGCGCCTGGAGCGGGCGCGGCTGTTGGACGTGGCGCGGCTGCTGACGGAGCTGCGCGAGCGCGCGGACGTGGCGCTGGACACCGCGTGTCGGCTGCCCGGGCCGCCGGTGGCGGGCTCGTCCGCGCCCCAGCGGGAGCTGGCCGAGGAGGCCCACCCCTCCCTGCTGGAGCCCCTGCGCGCGCACCTCACGCTGGACTCGGAGGTGGCGCGGCACGCGCTGCGCGTGGGCGTCACCACCACCGCGGCGGTGTGGATCTCCAGCGTCTTCCTGCCGAACCACAGCTACTGGGTCACCATCACCGTCCTCACCGTGATGCAGCCGTACACCGGGCCCACCTTCCTCAAGGCCCTGCAGCGCGTGCTGGGCACCGTGGTGGGCGGCATCCTCGCCATCGCCGTGTCGTCGTGGTTCCAGGATCCGCGCCTGATGATGGGGCTGGTGTTCTGCACGGCCGCGCTGTGCGTGAGCCTCATCCCGCTCAACTACGGGCTGTTCACCGTCTTCGCCACGCTCACCTTCGTGCTGCTCGCGGAGCTGGGAAGCGGGGACTGGACGCTCGCGCCGGTGCGCATCGTCAACACGCTCATCGGCGGGGTGCTCGCGCTCGCGGGCACCTTCTTCCTGTGGCAGCGCTCGGAGGAGGAGCGCTTCCCGTCGCAGATGGCGGAGGCCCTGCGCGCGGACCGTGAGTTCTTCGGCGTGCTGTCCTCCGCGTGGCAGCGGGGCGAAGCGCCGCCGGAGCACGCGCTCGCGGAGGCCCGCCGCAAGCTGGGGCTCGCCACCATCAACGCGGAGACGTCCTTCCAGCGCCTGCTCAACGAACCGCGCTGGAGCACCGAGGCCCTGGAGCCGCTGATGACGCTGCTCGCCTTCACCCGCCGCTTCGCCGCCGTCTGCACCCTGCTCGCGTCGCGGCGCTCCGTGCCCTCCACCCCGCGGGTGCGCGAAGCCCTGGAGCGCTACGCCACCGCCATGGACGCGGCGATGGAGGACCTGGCGGACGCGGTGCTCCACGGCCGGCGCCCCCGCGCCCTGCCCGCCTTCGACGCGCTGCTGGGCTGGAACGTCACCACCCCGGACGCGCCGGGACTGGCCCTGGGCAACGAAGCCCCCCTGCTCCAGTCCCAGTTGGAGCGGCTCACGCGCCAGCTCTCCGCGCTCCACGGCGCCGCCACCCGCCGCATGGAGGCCCCTCCGAGCCCCGCGCCCGCGTCCCAGCCATCCACGACAGGCTAG
- a CDS encoding D-alanine--D-alanine ligase family protein, giving the protein MPQECFRIAVLHYQPKDEPPDAVVTQVSAALRAGGHEPVDVRVDESVSDLVRLVTRARADLVFNLCETFAEDYRLEVNVAAVLELARMPFTGSGTAGLLLAQDKVLTKQLLQFHGVLTPRFATFDGLSFQTSGDLSFPLVVKPARSDASLGLGVEKDMEGLARRVKKIREEYDDEALAEEFIEGRELYVGVVGDAARPEVLPVVELDFGSRWNRKRMKIANREVKFAPESPGSPHLVLPTDLSDELQGRIGRAAVTAFRALKLRDYARIDFRVSSRTNEPYLLEVNPNPYLETQCEVALGAKQRGMGYDALVQRIVDTAARRHGLGGAKRRSPGAPHPAEPAAPH; this is encoded by the coding sequence ATGCCCCAGGAGTGCTTCCGCATCGCCGTCCTCCACTACCAGCCGAAGGACGAACCTCCCGACGCCGTCGTGACGCAGGTGAGCGCCGCCCTGCGCGCGGGCGGCCACGAGCCCGTGGACGTGCGCGTGGACGAGAGCGTGTCGGACCTGGTGCGGCTCGTCACCCGCGCCAGGGCCGACCTCGTGTTCAACCTGTGCGAGACCTTCGCGGAGGACTACCGCCTGGAGGTCAACGTCGCCGCGGTGCTGGAGCTGGCGCGCATGCCCTTCACCGGCTCCGGCACGGCGGGGCTGCTGCTGGCGCAGGACAAGGTGCTCACCAAGCAGCTGCTCCAGTTCCACGGCGTGCTCACGCCGCGCTTCGCCACCTTCGACGGGCTGTCGTTCCAGACGAGCGGGGACCTGTCCTTCCCGCTGGTGGTGAAGCCCGCGCGCTCGGATGCGTCCCTGGGGCTGGGCGTGGAGAAGGACATGGAGGGGCTGGCGCGGCGGGTGAAGAAGATCCGCGAGGAGTACGACGACGAGGCGCTGGCGGAGGAGTTCATCGAGGGCCGGGAGCTGTACGTCGGCGTGGTGGGCGACGCCGCGCGCCCGGAGGTGCTGCCGGTGGTGGAGCTGGACTTCGGCTCCCGGTGGAACCGCAAGCGGATGAAGATCGCCAACCGCGAGGTGAAGTTCGCGCCGGAGTCGCCGGGCAGCCCCCACCTCGTGCTGCCCACGGACCTGTCGGATGAGCTCCAGGGCCGCATCGGGCGCGCGGCGGTGACGGCCTTCCGCGCGCTCAAGCTGCGCGACTACGCCCGCATCGACTTCCGCGTCTCCAGCCGCACCAACGAGCCCTACCTGCTGGAGGTGAACCCCAACCCCTACCTGGAGACCCAGTGCGAGGTGGCCCTGGGGGCGAAGCAGCGCGGCATGGGCTACGACGCCCTGGTCCAGCGCATCGTGGACACGGCGGCGAGGCGCCACGGCCTGGGCGGCGCGAAGCGGCGTTCCCCCGGGGCGCCCCACCCGGCCGAGCCCGCCGCCCCCCACTGA
- a CDS encoding putative zinc-binding metallopeptidase — protein sequence MMPSPQPESRLLREKHPTEGSDGRGRLSPRREALLQARIKDLSLRLAGTPLERYIAQLHAELEAKGLSFKPQCYLSDEWGCPSGVPVIGLPFYLADPDLLSIEAELGGSAETEAESLMYLRHEAGHAFNYAYRLYETDAWRRVFGDYGRPYQDDYKPRPFSRRYVFHIAGWYAQKHPDEDFAETFAVWLTPGSDWKKRYQGWGALKKLEYVEDIAKRLGRAPALVRLAQPDLTTEEMEGTVQDHYRQRELDEKVDLELRNAFDHALEDIFWGPGEAPVSATTLVQAERQRLLSTVGHYSGVGRGVVRALVDHLSERTAALNLTLHPDDSREAAMQLASLVTVLAMNYLHTDRFFED from the coding sequence ATGATGCCATCCCCCCAGCCCGAGTCGCGGCTGCTGCGCGAGAAACACCCCACCGAGGGCAGCGACGGCCGCGGCCGGCTGTCACCCCGGCGCGAGGCGCTGCTCCAGGCGCGCATCAAGGACCTGTCGCTGCGGCTCGCCGGCACGCCGCTGGAGCGTTACATCGCGCAGCTGCACGCGGAGCTGGAGGCGAAGGGGCTGTCGTTCAAACCCCAGTGCTACCTGTCCGACGAATGGGGCTGTCCGTCGGGGGTGCCCGTCATCGGCCTGCCCTTCTACCTGGCGGATCCGGACCTGCTGTCCATCGAGGCGGAGCTGGGGGGCAGCGCGGAGACGGAGGCAGAGAGCCTCATGTACCTGCGCCACGAGGCCGGCCACGCCTTCAACTACGCCTACCGCCTCTATGAGACGGACGCGTGGCGCCGCGTGTTCGGCGACTACGGGCGGCCGTACCAGGACGACTACAAGCCCCGGCCCTTCTCCCGCCGCTACGTCTTCCACATCGCCGGGTGGTACGCGCAGAAGCACCCGGACGAGGACTTCGCGGAGACCTTCGCCGTGTGGCTCACGCCGGGCAGCGACTGGAAGAAGCGCTACCAGGGCTGGGGGGCGCTCAAGAAGCTGGAGTACGTGGAGGACATCGCGAAGCGCCTGGGCCGCGCGCCCGCCCTGGTGCGGCTGGCCCAGCCAGACCTCACCACGGAGGAGATGGAGGGCACCGTCCAGGATCACTATCGCCAGCGCGAGCTGGACGAGAAGGTGGACCTGGAGCTGCGCAACGCCTTCGACCACGCGCTGGAGGACATCTTCTGGGGCCCGGGCGAGGCCCCCGTGAGCGCGACGACGCTGGTGCAGGCGGAGCGACAGCGCCTGCTGTCCACGGTGGGCCACTACTCCGGCGTGGGCCGGGGCGTGGTGCGGGCCCTGGTGGACCACCTGTCGGAGCGCACCGCCGCGCTGAACCTCACCCTGCACCCGGACGACAGCCGCGAGGCGGCGATGCAGTTGGCCTCGCTCGTCACGGTGCTGGCGATGAACTACCTGCACACCGACCGCTTCTTCGAGGACTGA
- a CDS encoding hybrid sensor histidine kinase/response regulator, whose protein sequence is MSQAVPPGPEALFTGSSQMHALVRAHDWASTPVGPVASWPTSLKVLVKTLLGSRYPMILTWGPELSQFYNDAYSAVIGDKHPGALGTDIRGTLAEAWDALGPLVMEAMTTGVASWVPALMLLLERSGYREESYFDVSHAPAFDDAGAIGGMLAVCAEVTQQVLSSRRMRLLRDLSARASDTPSVAKTCADLMSAMAGHPLDVPFALLYLRSADDRSLTLSGAVGLERGGPLSPETLALEPDAPEAAFFLRALAGERVRRDGLESRLSLKGGPFGDAVGSLLLQSLAGAGTAAPLGVLVTGLSPNRAFDEGHASFCELMASQVAVALRNARAYEEERRRAEQLAELDRAKTAFFHNISHEFRTPLTLMLGPLEDVLARGPVTEAARQDLEVVHRNAGRLLRLVNTLLDFSRLEAGRIDSCFEPTDLAALTQDLASHFRSAVERTGLAFVVDCPPLPEPVYVDRQMWEKVVFNLLSNALKFTFTGSLTVRLTATDDAVLLRVTDTGTGIPAQELPHLFERFHRVHNARGRTHEGTGIGLALVSELVAQHGGDVRVDSVVDEGSTFTIRIPRGSAHLPAERILAPREHASTATGARPYLQESERWSDPEAAPASVLPSPGAQGLSGPPPEAQRPRVLVADDNADMREYAQRVLSPSFDVTLVADGQAALEAAHASVPDLVLTDVMMPRLGGFGLLRALREAPATRAVPVVMLSARAGEEAAVEGLEAGADDYLVKPFSARELVARVRSMLELARMRREAVRQELLAASLRESLQARDDFLAVASHELKTPLAAFRLHLERLERSLGEEALGRARSPLESAGRQVQRLHALMETLLDVSQLTTGRLALDLIDVDLTSVVGDAVARLRDEVERLGVTVTLEAGTPLVGRYDRLRIEQVMTNLLSNAARYGQGRPIAVRVASEDGTARVIVRDEGIGISAEDRARIFDRFERAVPARNYGGLGLGLWIARQVVEAHGGRISVDSAPGAGSTFMVELPLRGLPAA, encoded by the coding sequence ATGAGTCAGGCAGTCCCTCCCGGCCCGGAAGCCCTCTTCACGGGGAGCAGTCAGATGCACGCGCTCGTGCGCGCGCACGACTGGGCTTCGACCCCGGTGGGCCCCGTGGCTTCCTGGCCGACGAGTCTCAAGGTGCTCGTGAAGACCCTGCTCGGCTCGCGCTACCCCATGATCCTCACGTGGGGCCCGGAGCTCAGCCAGTTCTACAATGACGCCTATTCGGCGGTGATTGGCGACAAGCACCCGGGGGCGCTGGGCACGGACATCCGGGGCACGCTGGCGGAGGCGTGGGACGCGCTGGGGCCGCTGGTCATGGAGGCGATGACCACCGGCGTCGCCAGCTGGGTGCCGGCGCTCATGCTGCTGCTGGAGCGCAGCGGCTACCGGGAGGAGTCCTACTTCGACGTCAGCCACGCGCCCGCCTTCGACGACGCGGGCGCCATTGGCGGCATGCTGGCGGTGTGCGCGGAGGTGACGCAGCAGGTGCTGAGCAGCCGACGCATGCGGCTCTTGCGCGACCTGTCCGCCCGGGCGTCGGACACGCCCAGCGTGGCGAAGACGTGCGCGGACCTGATGTCCGCCATGGCCGGGCATCCGCTGGACGTGCCCTTCGCGCTGCTCTACCTGCGCTCCGCGGACGACCGGTCGCTGACGCTGAGCGGGGCCGTGGGCCTGGAGCGGGGGGGCCCCCTGAGCCCCGAAACCCTCGCGTTGGAGCCGGATGCCCCGGAGGCGGCCTTCTTCCTGCGCGCCCTGGCGGGGGAGCGCGTGCGCCGGGACGGCCTGGAGTCGCGGCTGTCGCTGAAGGGCGGGCCCTTCGGGGACGCGGTGGGCTCGCTGCTACTCCAGTCGCTCGCGGGGGCGGGCACCGCCGCGCCCCTGGGCGTGCTCGTCACGGGGCTGTCCCCCAACCGCGCCTTCGATGAAGGCCATGCGTCGTTCTGCGAGCTGATGGCCTCCCAGGTGGCGGTGGCGCTGCGCAACGCGCGGGCCTACGAGGAGGAGCGGCGGCGCGCCGAACAACTGGCGGAGCTGGACCGGGCCAAGACGGCCTTCTTCCACAACATCTCCCACGAGTTCCGCACGCCGCTCACGCTGATGCTGGGGCCGCTGGAGGACGTGCTCGCGCGGGGACCCGTGACGGAGGCCGCCCGGCAGGACCTGGAGGTGGTGCACCGCAACGCGGGCCGCCTGCTGCGGCTGGTGAACACGCTGCTGGACTTCAGCCGGCTGGAGGCGGGGCGCATCGATTCGTGCTTCGAGCCCACGGACCTGGCCGCGCTCACGCAGGACCTGGCCAGCCACTTCCGCTCCGCCGTGGAGCGCACGGGGCTGGCCTTCGTCGTGGACTGCCCGCCCCTGCCGGAGCCCGTCTACGTGGACCGGCAGATGTGGGAGAAGGTTGTCTTCAACCTGCTCTCCAACGCGCTCAAGTTCACCTTCACGGGCTCGCTCACCGTGCGGCTGACGGCCACCGACGACGCCGTCCTCCTGCGCGTCACCGACACCGGCACCGGCATCCCGGCCCAGGAGCTGCCCCACCTTTTCGAGCGCTTCCACCGCGTGCACAACGCGCGGGGGCGCACCCATGAGGGCACCGGCATCGGGCTGGCGCTGGTGAGCGAGCTGGTGGCGCAGCACGGCGGCGACGTGCGGGTGGACAGCGTGGTGGACGAGGGCAGCACCTTCACCATCCGCATCCCCCGGGGAAGCGCCCACCTGCCCGCCGAGCGCATCCTCGCCCCACGCGAGCACGCGTCCACCGCCACGGGCGCGCGCCCCTACCTCCAGGAGTCCGAGCGCTGGTCGGACCCCGAAGCCGCGCCCGCGTCCGTCCTCCCGTCGCCCGGGGCGCAGGGGCTGTCGGGGCCGCCGCCAGAAGCCCAGCGGCCCCGCGTGCTGGTGGCGGACGACAACGCGGACATGCGCGAGTACGCGCAGCGCGTGCTGTCGCCCTCCTTCGACGTGACGCTGGTGGCGGACGGACAGGCGGCGCTGGAGGCCGCGCACGCGAGCGTCCCGGACCTGGTGCTGACGGACGTGATGATGCCCAGGCTAGGCGGCTTCGGCCTGCTGCGCGCGCTGCGGGAGGCGCCCGCCACGCGCGCCGTCCCGGTGGTGATGCTGTCCGCGCGCGCTGGCGAGGAGGCGGCGGTGGAGGGGCTGGAGGCGGGCGCGGATGACTACCTGGTGAAGCCCTTCAGCGCCCGGGAGCTGGTGGCGCGGGTGCGCTCCATGCTGGAGCTGGCGCGCATGCGCCGTGAAGCCGTGCGCCAGGAGCTGCTCGCCGCGTCGCTGCGCGAGAGCCTCCAGGCCCGCGACGACTTCCTGGCGGTGGCGAGCCACGAGCTGAAGACGCCGCTGGCCGCCTTCCGGCTCCACCTGGAGCGGCTGGAGCGCAGCCTGGGCGAGGAGGCGCTGGGCCGGGCGAGGAGCCCGCTGGAGTCCGCGGGCCGGCAGGTGCAGCGGCTGCACGCGCTGATGGAGACGCTGCTGGACGTGTCCCAGCTCACCACGGGCCGGCTGGCGCTGGACTTGATCGACGTGGACCTCACCTCCGTGGTGGGCGACGCCGTGGCGCGGCTGCGTGACGAGGTGGAGCGGCTGGGCGTGACGGTGACGCTGGAGGCGGGGACGCCGCTCGTCGGCCGGTATGATCGACTGCGCATCGAACAGGTGATGACGAACCTGCTCTCGAACGCGGCCAGGTATGGCCAGGGCCGGCCCATCGCGGTGCGCGTGGCCTCTGAAGATGGCACCGCGCGCGTCATCGTGCGCGACGAGGGCATTGGCATCAGCGCGGAGGACCGCGCGCGCATCTTCGATCGCTTCGAGCGCGCGGTGCCCGCCCGCAACTACGGGGGCCTGGGCCTGGGCCTCTGGATTGCCCGCCAGGTGGTGGAGGCGCACGGCGGCCGCATCTCCGTGGACAGCGCCCCGGGCGCGGGGTCCACCTTCATGGTGGAGCTGCCCCTGCGGGGACTCCCGGCGGCGTGA
- a CDS encoding M20/M25/M40 family metallo-hydrolase, which produces MRLKKLAPVVLSLCCATASAQEAREKEVYISVGSEALDALRTSFRASGEAVPTLVREANGVSVLKLRESQLGDVSKLMHDKYHRCAGFLTHDTQEAALAVLAPVQPAINPSLVSYTLDNAAVVSSLYSGLQESSLRSTITQLSSYTNRYYKGSASSVQASNWLRDTWLSYAAGRSDVNVQLYTHATWDQPSVIATVTGTLLPNEVVVIGGHLDSINLNVGSSSRPTATAPGADDDASGVATLSEVFRVAMAKGYKPARTVKFMAYAAEEVGLLGSQAIAQAHKAANTNVVGVLQLDMTNYRGSTVEVTIVTDNTNAAQNAFLGNLIDTYTGYSRSNITCGYGCSDHASWTSAGYPASIPFEATMSQDNPYIHTANDTLANSTDGQSGNNANNALKFARIAAAYLAELGKGTIPGLPTDTQAPTVSLTTPTNGGTVTGTVTLAATASDNVGVNKVEFFVDGAIRGTDFTSPYTFAWDSRTVANGSHTFAAKASDSAGNATTTSTTTATVSNVSTSGTYDATYRTLRCSAVAATCDSGTAFKGRGAMSPAETSAPNTLRGTCVDGSSGTFHSDESNDALKVSTVDGSNFAPGKQVKVEATVWAYASPSSDRLDLYYTANASATTPVWTLITTITPTAAGAQTLSATYTLPSGANQAVRAQFRYGSGSPSGPCVSNEYNDRDDLVFTVGQ; this is translated from the coding sequence ATGCGTTTGAAGAAGCTGGCCCCCGTCGTTTTGTCGCTGTGCTGCGCCACCGCCTCCGCCCAGGAGGCGCGCGAGAAGGAGGTCTACATCTCCGTGGGCTCGGAGGCGCTGGACGCCCTGCGCACGTCGTTCCGCGCGTCGGGTGAGGCCGTGCCCACGCTGGTGCGCGAGGCGAACGGCGTGAGCGTGCTCAAGCTGCGCGAGTCGCAGCTGGGGGACGTGTCCAAGCTGATGCACGACAAGTACCACCGGTGTGCGGGCTTCCTCACGCACGACACGCAGGAGGCGGCGCTGGCGGTGCTGGCGCCCGTGCAGCCGGCCATCAACCCGTCGCTGGTGAGCTACACGCTGGACAACGCGGCGGTGGTCAGCTCGCTGTACTCCGGCCTCCAGGAGTCCAGCCTGCGCAGCACCATCACGCAGCTGTCCAGCTACACGAACCGCTACTACAAGGGCTCGGCCAGCTCCGTACAGGCGTCCAACTGGCTGCGGGACACGTGGCTGTCCTACGCGGCGGGCCGCAGCGACGTGAACGTGCAGCTGTACACGCACGCCACCTGGGATCAGCCCTCCGTCATCGCCACCGTCACGGGCACCCTGCTGCCCAACGAGGTGGTGGTGATTGGCGGCCACCTGGACTCCATCAACCTCAACGTGGGCTCCTCCAGCCGCCCCACCGCGACGGCGCCGGGCGCGGATGACGACGCCTCCGGCGTGGCCACCCTCTCCGAGGTGTTCCGCGTCGCGATGGCCAAGGGCTACAAGCCGGCGCGCACGGTGAAGTTCATGGCGTACGCAGCGGAGGAGGTGGGCCTGCTGGGCTCGCAGGCCATCGCGCAGGCGCACAAGGCGGCGAACACCAACGTGGTGGGCGTGCTCCAGCTGGACATGACCAACTATCGCGGCTCCACGGTGGAGGTGACGATCGTCACCGACAACACCAACGCGGCGCAGAACGCGTTCCTGGGCAACCTCATCGACACGTACACGGGCTATTCGCGCTCCAACATCACGTGCGGCTACGGCTGCTCGGACCACGCGTCGTGGACCAGCGCGGGCTACCCGGCGTCCATCCCGTTCGAAGCGACGATGAGCCAGGACAACCCGTACATCCACACGGCCAACGACACGCTGGCCAACAGCACGGACGGGCAGAGCGGCAACAACGCGAACAACGCGCTGAAGTTCGCGCGCATCGCGGCCGCGTACCTGGCGGAGCTGGGCAAGGGCACCATCCCCGGCCTGCCCACGGACACCCAGGCCCCCACGGTGTCGCTCACCACGCCGACGAACGGCGGCACGGTGACGGGCACGGTGACCCTGGCCGCGACGGCCAGCGACAACGTGGGCGTCAACAAGGTGGAGTTCTTCGTGGACGGCGCCATCCGGGGCACGGACTTCACGTCCCCCTACACCTTCGCGTGGGACAGCCGCACGGTGGCCAACGGCAGCCACACCTTCGCGGCGAAGGCGTCCGACAGCGCGGGCAACGCCACCACCACGAGCACCACCACGGCGACGGTGTCCAACGTGTCCACGTCCGGCACGTATGACGCCACCTACAGGACGCTGCGTTGCAGCGCGGTGGCCGCCACCTGCGACAGCGGCACGGCGTTCAAGGGCCGCGGGGCCATGAGCCCGGCGGAGACGAGCGCGCCCAACACGCTCAGGGGCACCTGCGTCGACGGCAGCAGCGGCACCTTCCACAGCGACGAGTCCAACGACGCGCTCAAGGTGTCCACCGTGGACGGCAGCAACTTCGCCCCTGGCAAGCAGGTGAAGGTGGAGGCCACGGTGTGGGCCTACGCCAGCCCGTCGTCGGACCGCCTGGACCTGTACTACACGGCCAACGCCAGCGCGACGACGCCGGTCTGGACGCTCATCACCACCATCACCCCGACGGCCGCGGGCGCCCAGACGCTGTCCGCCACGTACACGCTGCCCTCGGGCGCCAACCAGGCCGTGCGCGCGCAGTTCCGCTACGGCAGCGGCAGCCCCTCCGGGCCGTGCGTGTCCAACGAGTACAACGACCGCGACGACCTGGTGTTCACCGTCGGGCAGTGA